A genomic region of Colletes latitarsis isolate SP2378_abdomen chromosome 7, iyColLati1, whole genome shotgun sequence contains the following coding sequences:
- the LOC143343402 gene encoding lisH domain-containing protein ARMC9 isoform X3 — MDKNHTVDLMDNKDLRFLHQFLIEHNFESTAGALIAEATAKGFNHLQNNLKTNNETYTEPHEQIMLTYKSGDWRTFFKLWNLLIPEDVKQTKAYKILTLNLHVYFTMFPKRILLSYWYKEKDKTQTDTVNSMPSMSQQDSEYEENFMTEIEENMNNSMEELRVFLNTTGKELKNDMELRPFFALPFIENPYAEPSLSKIFEKSWIDELTENLCVFIKKYKQQNLSDVGCNIVESNKISPKHGSVSEESQTDSITRKTIGHRNVRIVPNDRNIPVFLENDEDEEQYTLSDDTKHNQKSISVQTVLMNFSNLIKSKKKLLQCSQELSVTKFRLCSVHSNYEKLKVRFHKLHADYHKLMSIARVLTTALENSARGHTMDFQAMLETCMKIFPDLFNQNIKDNSYCSSELLLDKSNSEMKIVEHSVPYVVLASPKLLNFKKIKLHLINGSIKTKLFLLQALRRKITVSLSGKREETVHEYISKDLLGLHGQIAGYEGKCILPYLLPLDNIVKPQSLHQSIARLLNALASYRCGRDYLSLDSTVVDVVCNCLKNASDNDLDTFTCNMMIATLQKLSVRKQQRIYMIENGLVEWLIHHLHDQCSVIDAYRLEYASALLMNLSLHQIAQRRASNMASLLISTLTELLVMNYSSALPYVNGALSIFLTNHTINEEAKKMNISSLLDQYSKHKNEEARNYLDQILKIHRGEITIETEIKEMADNDNEEFDVLESELEENDPVKNKYDELCGESLLASCYTVLPNTFHEEELISDASSFKKFETDTIDSIVHDNEQIKSSGKHLSRKSSNTTVASSMILEAGSEAELASLMLIIRTNSWFFPVTQKLSSIASL; from the exons ATGGATAAGAATCATACTGTAGATCTAATGGATAACAAGGATTTAAGATTTCTTCATCag TTTCTTATAGAACACAATTTTGAAAGTACTGCTGGGGCATTGATAGCTGAAGCAACAGCAAAGGGTTTCAATCACCTTCAgaacaatttaaaaacaaacaatGAAACTTATACAGAGCCTCATGAACAAATAATGTTAACCTACAAATCAGGAGACTGGAGAACATTTTTCAAA TTATGGAACTTGTTAATACCTGAAGATGTAAAACAAACAAAAGCTTATAAAATTCTGACACTAAATTTACATGTATACTTTACAATGTTTCCTAAACGTATATTGCTTTCATATTGGTATAAAGAAAAAG ATAAAACACAAACAGATACAGTTAATTCTATGCCATCTATGAGTCAACAAGATTCAGAGTATGAAGAG AATTTTATGACCGAAATAGAGGAGAATATGAACAATAGTATGGAAGAGTTGCgcgtatttttaaatacaactgGCAAAGAATTAAAGAATGATATGGAATTGAGACCATTTTTTGCATTACCCTTTATCGAGAATCCATATGCGGAACCGTCTCTttcgaaaatatttgaaaaaagttGGATAGACGAACTAACCGAAAACTTGTgtgtgtttattaaaaaatataaacaacaa AATCTTAGCGACGTAGGATGCAATATCGTAGAATCGAATAAAATATCTCCAAAGCATGGGTCTGTGTCGGAggaatcgcaaacagattccaTTACAAGGAAAACAATTGGACACAGAAATGTACGAATCGTACCAAACGATAGGAACATTCCAGTGTTTTTAGAAAATGACGAAGACGAAGAACAATATACTTTATCCGACGATACGAAGCATAATCAAAAGTCAATAAGTGTACAAACTGTATTAATGAACTTTTCAAATTTGATTAAAAGCAAAAAAAAGTTACTGCAGTGTTCACAAGAATTATCGGTGACGAAATTTCGCTTATGCAGTGTGCATTCTaattacgaaaaattaaaagtaaGGTTCCATAAGTTACACGCGGATTATCATAAATTAATGAGCATCGCAAGAGTATTGACGACTGCTTTGGAAAATTCGGCGAGAGGCCATACTATGGATTTCCAAGCTATGCTAGAAACTTGTATGAAGATTTTTCCAGATTTGTTTAATCAAAATATAAAAGATAATTCGTAT TGTTCTTCAGAGTTGCTATTAGATAAATCTAATTCAGAGATGAAGATTGTCGAACATTCCGTACCGTACGTTGTACTCGCGTCCCCTAAATTATTGAATTTCAAAAAGATCAAGTTACACCTGATAAATGGAAGTATCAAAACGAAATTGTTTCTCCTACAAGCGTTGCGAAGG aaaataactgTTAGCCTATCTGGAAAAAGAGAGGAAACAGTGCACGAATATATAAGCAAAGACTTGCTAGGCCTTCACGGACAAATTGCCGGTTATGAAGGCAAATGTATCTTACCGTATTTACTACCACTAGACAACATTGTTAAGCCACAATCTTTGCACCAATCAATCGCGAGATTATTAAATGCCTTAGCGTCGTATAGATGCGGACGAGATTATTTGTCGTTGGATTCTACAGTCGTTGATGTG GTATGCAATTGCCTCAAGAATGCTTCCGATAACGACCTAGATACGTTTACTTGCAATATGATGATCGCGACGCTGCAGAAATTATCAGTGCGTAAACAGCAACGAATATATATGATAGAAAATGGATTGGTAGAGTGGTTGATTCATCATTTGCACGACCAGTGCAGCGTTATAGACGCTTATCGATTAGAATACGCTTCAGCCCTTTTAATGAATTTATCCTTGCATCAAATAGCTCAAAGAAGAGCATCCAATATGGCGTCTTTACTTATTTCAACGCTAACCGAGTTGCTTGTAATGAACTATTCGTCG GCATTGCCATACGTTAATGGAGCATTAAGTATCTTCTTGACTAATCACACGATTAATGAAGAGGCAAAGAAAATGAATATCTCGTCCCTGTTAGATCAGTATAGTAAACATAAGAATGAAGAAGCGAG GAACTACTTGgatcaaattttaaaaatacataGAGGCGAGATTACCATCGAAACAGAAATTAAAGAAATGGCAGACAATGATAAT GAAGAGTTTGATGTATTAGAAAGCGAGTTAGAAGAAAACGATCCAGTAAAGAATAAATACGACGAATTATGTGGGGAATCGTTACTCGCATCGTGCTATACCGTTTTACCAAATACTTTTCACGAAGAGGAATTGATTTCAGACGCGTCGTCATTCAAAAAATTTGAGACAGATACAATAGACTCTATCGTACACGACAATGAACAAATAAAATCGTCTGGGAAACATTTATCAAG
- the LOC143343402 gene encoding lisH domain-containing protein ARMC9 isoform X4, whose protein sequence is MDKNHTVDLMDNKDLRFLHQFLIEHNFESTAGALIAEATAKGFNHLQNNLKTNNETYTEPHEQIMLTYKSGDWRTFFKLWNLLIPEDVKQTKAYKILTLNLHVYFTMFPKRILLSYWYKEKDKTQTDTVNSMPSMSQQDSEYEENFMTEIEENMNNSMEELRVFLNTTGKELKNDMELRPFFALPFIENPYAEPSLSKIFEKSWIDELTENLCVFIKKYKQQNLSDVGCNIVESNKISPKHGSVSEESQTDSITRKTIGHRNVRIVPNDRNIPVFLENDEDEEQYTLSDDTKHNQKSISVQTVLMNFSNLIKSKKKLLQCSQELSVTKFRLCSVHSNYEKLKVRFHKLHADYHKLMSIARVLTTALENSARGHTMDFQAMLETCMKIFPDLFNQNIKDNSYCSSELLLDKSNSEMKIVEHSVPYVVLASPKLLNFKKIKLHLINGSIKTKLFLLQALRRKITVSLSGKREETVHEYISKDLLGLHGQIAGYEGKCILPYLLPLDNIVKPQSLHQSIARLLNALASYRCGRDYLSLDSTVVDVVCNCLKNASDNDLDTFTCNMMIATLQKLSVRKQQRIYMIENGLVEWLIHHLHDQCSVIDAYRLEYASALLMNLSLHQIAQRRASNMASLLISTLTELLVMNYSSALPYVNGALSIFLTNHTINEEAKKMNISSLLDQYSKHKNEEARNYLDQILKIHRGEITIETEIKEMADNDNEEFDVLESELEENDPVKNKYDELCGESLLASCYTVLPNTFHEEELISDASSFKKFETDTIDSIVHDNEQIKSSGKHLSRKSSNTTVASSMILEAGSEAELAITQKLSSIASL, encoded by the exons ATGGATAAGAATCATACTGTAGATCTAATGGATAACAAGGATTTAAGATTTCTTCATCag TTTCTTATAGAACACAATTTTGAAAGTACTGCTGGGGCATTGATAGCTGAAGCAACAGCAAAGGGTTTCAATCACCTTCAgaacaatttaaaaacaaacaatGAAACTTATACAGAGCCTCATGAACAAATAATGTTAACCTACAAATCAGGAGACTGGAGAACATTTTTCAAA TTATGGAACTTGTTAATACCTGAAGATGTAAAACAAACAAAAGCTTATAAAATTCTGACACTAAATTTACATGTATACTTTACAATGTTTCCTAAACGTATATTGCTTTCATATTGGTATAAAGAAAAAG ATAAAACACAAACAGATACAGTTAATTCTATGCCATCTATGAGTCAACAAGATTCAGAGTATGAAGAG AATTTTATGACCGAAATAGAGGAGAATATGAACAATAGTATGGAAGAGTTGCgcgtatttttaaatacaactgGCAAAGAATTAAAGAATGATATGGAATTGAGACCATTTTTTGCATTACCCTTTATCGAGAATCCATATGCGGAACCGTCTCTttcgaaaatatttgaaaaaagttGGATAGACGAACTAACCGAAAACTTGTgtgtgtttattaaaaaatataaacaacaa AATCTTAGCGACGTAGGATGCAATATCGTAGAATCGAATAAAATATCTCCAAAGCATGGGTCTGTGTCGGAggaatcgcaaacagattccaTTACAAGGAAAACAATTGGACACAGAAATGTACGAATCGTACCAAACGATAGGAACATTCCAGTGTTTTTAGAAAATGACGAAGACGAAGAACAATATACTTTATCCGACGATACGAAGCATAATCAAAAGTCAATAAGTGTACAAACTGTATTAATGAACTTTTCAAATTTGATTAAAAGCAAAAAAAAGTTACTGCAGTGTTCACAAGAATTATCGGTGACGAAATTTCGCTTATGCAGTGTGCATTCTaattacgaaaaattaaaagtaaGGTTCCATAAGTTACACGCGGATTATCATAAATTAATGAGCATCGCAAGAGTATTGACGACTGCTTTGGAAAATTCGGCGAGAGGCCATACTATGGATTTCCAAGCTATGCTAGAAACTTGTATGAAGATTTTTCCAGATTTGTTTAATCAAAATATAAAAGATAATTCGTAT TGTTCTTCAGAGTTGCTATTAGATAAATCTAATTCAGAGATGAAGATTGTCGAACATTCCGTACCGTACGTTGTACTCGCGTCCCCTAAATTATTGAATTTCAAAAAGATCAAGTTACACCTGATAAATGGAAGTATCAAAACGAAATTGTTTCTCCTACAAGCGTTGCGAAGG aaaataactgTTAGCCTATCTGGAAAAAGAGAGGAAACAGTGCACGAATATATAAGCAAAGACTTGCTAGGCCTTCACGGACAAATTGCCGGTTATGAAGGCAAATGTATCTTACCGTATTTACTACCACTAGACAACATTGTTAAGCCACAATCTTTGCACCAATCAATCGCGAGATTATTAAATGCCTTAGCGTCGTATAGATGCGGACGAGATTATTTGTCGTTGGATTCTACAGTCGTTGATGTG GTATGCAATTGCCTCAAGAATGCTTCCGATAACGACCTAGATACGTTTACTTGCAATATGATGATCGCGACGCTGCAGAAATTATCAGTGCGTAAACAGCAACGAATATATATGATAGAAAATGGATTGGTAGAGTGGTTGATTCATCATTTGCACGACCAGTGCAGCGTTATAGACGCTTATCGATTAGAATACGCTTCAGCCCTTTTAATGAATTTATCCTTGCATCAAATAGCTCAAAGAAGAGCATCCAATATGGCGTCTTTACTTATTTCAACGCTAACCGAGTTGCTTGTAATGAACTATTCGTCG GCATTGCCATACGTTAATGGAGCATTAAGTATCTTCTTGACTAATCACACGATTAATGAAGAGGCAAAGAAAATGAATATCTCGTCCCTGTTAGATCAGTATAGTAAACATAAGAATGAAGAAGCGAG GAACTACTTGgatcaaattttaaaaatacataGAGGCGAGATTACCATCGAAACAGAAATTAAAGAAATGGCAGACAATGATAAT GAAGAGTTTGATGTATTAGAAAGCGAGTTAGAAGAAAACGATCCAGTAAAGAATAAATACGACGAATTATGTGGGGAATCGTTACTCGCATCGTGCTATACCGTTTTACCAAATACTTTTCACGAAGAGGAATTGATTTCAGACGCGTCGTCATTCAAAAAATTTGAGACAGATACAATAGACTCTATCGTACACGACAATGAACAAATAAAATCGTCTGGGAAACATTTATCAAG
- the LOC143343402 gene encoding lisH domain-containing protein ARMC9 isoform X1 has product MDKNHTVDLMDNKDLRFLHQFLIEHNFESTAGALIAEATAKGFNHLQNNLKTNNETYTEPHEQIMLTYKSGDWRTFFKLWNLLIPEDVKQTKAYKILTLNLHVYFTMFPKRILLSYWYKEKDKTQTDTVNSMPSMSQQDSEYEENFMTEIEENMNNSMEELRVFLNTTGKELKNDMELRPFFALPFIENPYAEPSLSKIFEKSWIDELTENLCVFIKKYKQQNLSDVGCNIVESNKISPKHGSVSEESQTDSITRKTIGHRNVRIVPNDRNIPVFLENDEDEEQYTLSDDTKHNQKSISVQTVLMNFSNLIKSKKKLLQCSQELSVTKFRLCSVHSNYEKLKVRFHKLHADYHKLMSIARVLTTALENSARGHTMDFQAMLETCMKIFPDLFNQNIKDNSYCSSELLLDKSNSEMKIVEHSVPYVVLASPKLLNFKKIKLHLINGSIKTKLFLLQALRRKITVSLSGKREETVHEYISKDLLGLHGQIAGYEGKCILPYLLPLDNIVKPQSLHQSIARLLNALASYRCGRDYLSLDSTVVDVVCNCLKNASDNDLDTFTCNMMIATLQKLSVRKQQRIYMIENGLVEWLIHHLHDQCSVIDAYRLEYASALLMNLSLHQIAQRRASNMASLLISTLTELLVMNYSSALPYVNGALSIFLTNHTINEEAKKMNISSLLDQYSKHKNEEARNYLDQILKIHRGEITIETEIKEMADNDNEEFDVLESELEENDPVKNKYDELCGESLLASCYTVLPNTFHEEELISDASSFKKFETDTIDSIVHDNEQIKSSGKHLSRLVNKKYGIKKRNSPLVVQDSIKGSYLNSKLPLHKLVFPPSKDRQISSQNTNEKWNFPSKIMSTLESSESLIENYTEIDSNTRLNISKNHYRDIILNAQRKLPKQLIAHNANMPISRAVKNRGLKNTRSKVLKDNKNSVNEDYNESAVYLYENQSSKFVILLDIFFFTLTTISVL; this is encoded by the exons ATGGATAAGAATCATACTGTAGATCTAATGGATAACAAGGATTTAAGATTTCTTCATCag TTTCTTATAGAACACAATTTTGAAAGTACTGCTGGGGCATTGATAGCTGAAGCAACAGCAAAGGGTTTCAATCACCTTCAgaacaatttaaaaacaaacaatGAAACTTATACAGAGCCTCATGAACAAATAATGTTAACCTACAAATCAGGAGACTGGAGAACATTTTTCAAA TTATGGAACTTGTTAATACCTGAAGATGTAAAACAAACAAAAGCTTATAAAATTCTGACACTAAATTTACATGTATACTTTACAATGTTTCCTAAACGTATATTGCTTTCATATTGGTATAAAGAAAAAG ATAAAACACAAACAGATACAGTTAATTCTATGCCATCTATGAGTCAACAAGATTCAGAGTATGAAGAG AATTTTATGACCGAAATAGAGGAGAATATGAACAATAGTATGGAAGAGTTGCgcgtatttttaaatacaactgGCAAAGAATTAAAGAATGATATGGAATTGAGACCATTTTTTGCATTACCCTTTATCGAGAATCCATATGCGGAACCGTCTCTttcgaaaatatttgaaaaaagttGGATAGACGAACTAACCGAAAACTTGTgtgtgtttattaaaaaatataaacaacaa AATCTTAGCGACGTAGGATGCAATATCGTAGAATCGAATAAAATATCTCCAAAGCATGGGTCTGTGTCGGAggaatcgcaaacagattccaTTACAAGGAAAACAATTGGACACAGAAATGTACGAATCGTACCAAACGATAGGAACATTCCAGTGTTTTTAGAAAATGACGAAGACGAAGAACAATATACTTTATCCGACGATACGAAGCATAATCAAAAGTCAATAAGTGTACAAACTGTATTAATGAACTTTTCAAATTTGATTAAAAGCAAAAAAAAGTTACTGCAGTGTTCACAAGAATTATCGGTGACGAAATTTCGCTTATGCAGTGTGCATTCTaattacgaaaaattaaaagtaaGGTTCCATAAGTTACACGCGGATTATCATAAATTAATGAGCATCGCAAGAGTATTGACGACTGCTTTGGAAAATTCGGCGAGAGGCCATACTATGGATTTCCAAGCTATGCTAGAAACTTGTATGAAGATTTTTCCAGATTTGTTTAATCAAAATATAAAAGATAATTCGTAT TGTTCTTCAGAGTTGCTATTAGATAAATCTAATTCAGAGATGAAGATTGTCGAACATTCCGTACCGTACGTTGTACTCGCGTCCCCTAAATTATTGAATTTCAAAAAGATCAAGTTACACCTGATAAATGGAAGTATCAAAACGAAATTGTTTCTCCTACAAGCGTTGCGAAGG aaaataactgTTAGCCTATCTGGAAAAAGAGAGGAAACAGTGCACGAATATATAAGCAAAGACTTGCTAGGCCTTCACGGACAAATTGCCGGTTATGAAGGCAAATGTATCTTACCGTATTTACTACCACTAGACAACATTGTTAAGCCACAATCTTTGCACCAATCAATCGCGAGATTATTAAATGCCTTAGCGTCGTATAGATGCGGACGAGATTATTTGTCGTTGGATTCTACAGTCGTTGATGTG GTATGCAATTGCCTCAAGAATGCTTCCGATAACGACCTAGATACGTTTACTTGCAATATGATGATCGCGACGCTGCAGAAATTATCAGTGCGTAAACAGCAACGAATATATATGATAGAAAATGGATTGGTAGAGTGGTTGATTCATCATTTGCACGACCAGTGCAGCGTTATAGACGCTTATCGATTAGAATACGCTTCAGCCCTTTTAATGAATTTATCCTTGCATCAAATAGCTCAAAGAAGAGCATCCAATATGGCGTCTTTACTTATTTCAACGCTAACCGAGTTGCTTGTAATGAACTATTCGTCG GCATTGCCATACGTTAATGGAGCATTAAGTATCTTCTTGACTAATCACACGATTAATGAAGAGGCAAAGAAAATGAATATCTCGTCCCTGTTAGATCAGTATAGTAAACATAAGAATGAAGAAGCGAG GAACTACTTGgatcaaattttaaaaatacataGAGGCGAGATTACCATCGAAACAGAAATTAAAGAAATGGCAGACAATGATAAT GAAGAGTTTGATGTATTAGAAAGCGAGTTAGAAGAAAACGATCCAGTAAAGAATAAATACGACGAATTATGTGGGGAATCGTTACTCGCATCGTGCTATACCGTTTTACCAAATACTTTTCACGAAGAGGAATTGATTTCAGACGCGTCGTCATTCAAAAAATTTGAGACAGATACAATAGACTCTATCGTACACGACAATGAACAAATAAAATCGTCTGGGAAACATTTATCAAG ATTAGTAAACAAAAAGTATGGGATAAAGAAAAGAAACAGTCCTCTGGTAGTGCAGGATTCAATTAAAGGATCATATTTAAATTCGAAATTACCCTTACATAAATTAGTTTTTCCCCCGTCTAAG gatcgacaaattagtagtcAAAATACAAACGAAAAATGGAATTTCCCGTCCAAAATAATGAGCACCTTAGAAAGCTCTGAATCTCTGATCGAAAATTATACGGAAATTGATTCGAATACTCGTTTGAACATTTCGAAAAATCACTATAGAGATATAATATTGAATGCTCAAAGAAAATTACCAAAACAGTTAATAGCACATAATGCAAACATGCCGATTAGTAGAGCAGTAAAAAATAGGGGCTTGAAAAATACACGTTCAAAAGTATTGAAAGATAATAAGAATTCTGTAAATGAAGATTACAATGAAAGTGCTGTATATTTGTATGAAAATCAATCCTCCAAGTTCGTTATTTTATTAGACATATTCTTTTTCACATTAACAACAATTTCAGTTTTATAA
- the LOC143343402 gene encoding lisH domain-containing protein ARMC9 isoform X5 yields MDKNHTVDLMDNKDLRFLHQFLIEHNFESTAGALIAEATAKGFNHLQNNLKTNNETYTEPHEQIMLTYKSGDWRTFFKLWNLLIPEDVKQTKAYKILTLNLHVYFTMFPKRILLSYWYKEKDKTQTDTVNSMPSMSQQDSEYEENFMTEIEENMNNSMEELRVFLNTTGKELKNDMELRPFFALPFIENPYAEPSLSKIFEKSWIDELTENLCVFIKKYKQQNLSDVGCNIVESNKISPKHGSVSEESQTDSITRKTIGHRNVRIVPNDRNIPVFLENDEDEEQYTLSDDTKHNQKSISVQTVLMNFSNLIKSKKKLLQCSQELSVTKFRLCSVHSNYEKLKVRFHKLHADYHKLMSIARVLTTALENSARGHTMDFQAMLETCMKIFPDLFNQNIKDNSYCSSELLLDKSNSEMKIVEHSVPYVVLASPKLLNFKKIKLHLINGSIKTKLFLLQALRRKITVSLSGKREETVHEYISKDLLGLHGQIAGYEGKCILPYLLPLDNIVKPQSLHQSIARLLNALASYRCGRDYLSLDSTVVDVVCNCLKNASDNDLDTFTCNMMIATLQKLSVRKQQRIYMIENGLVEWLIHHLHDQCSVIDAYRLEYASALLMNLSLHQIAQRRASNMASLLISTLTELLVMNYSSALPYVNGALSIFLTNHTINEEAKKMNISSLLDQYSKHKNEEARNYLDQILKIHRGEITIETEIKEMADNDNEEFDVLESELEENDPVKNKYDELCGESLLASCYTVLPNTFHEEELISDASSFKKFETDTIDSIVHDNEQIKSSGKHLSRKSSNTTVASSMILEAGSEAELARTSTVVIKP; encoded by the exons ATGGATAAGAATCATACTGTAGATCTAATGGATAACAAGGATTTAAGATTTCTTCATCag TTTCTTATAGAACACAATTTTGAAAGTACTGCTGGGGCATTGATAGCTGAAGCAACAGCAAAGGGTTTCAATCACCTTCAgaacaatttaaaaacaaacaatGAAACTTATACAGAGCCTCATGAACAAATAATGTTAACCTACAAATCAGGAGACTGGAGAACATTTTTCAAA TTATGGAACTTGTTAATACCTGAAGATGTAAAACAAACAAAAGCTTATAAAATTCTGACACTAAATTTACATGTATACTTTACAATGTTTCCTAAACGTATATTGCTTTCATATTGGTATAAAGAAAAAG ATAAAACACAAACAGATACAGTTAATTCTATGCCATCTATGAGTCAACAAGATTCAGAGTATGAAGAG AATTTTATGACCGAAATAGAGGAGAATATGAACAATAGTATGGAAGAGTTGCgcgtatttttaaatacaactgGCAAAGAATTAAAGAATGATATGGAATTGAGACCATTTTTTGCATTACCCTTTATCGAGAATCCATATGCGGAACCGTCTCTttcgaaaatatttgaaaaaagttGGATAGACGAACTAACCGAAAACTTGTgtgtgtttattaaaaaatataaacaacaa AATCTTAGCGACGTAGGATGCAATATCGTAGAATCGAATAAAATATCTCCAAAGCATGGGTCTGTGTCGGAggaatcgcaaacagattccaTTACAAGGAAAACAATTGGACACAGAAATGTACGAATCGTACCAAACGATAGGAACATTCCAGTGTTTTTAGAAAATGACGAAGACGAAGAACAATATACTTTATCCGACGATACGAAGCATAATCAAAAGTCAATAAGTGTACAAACTGTATTAATGAACTTTTCAAATTTGATTAAAAGCAAAAAAAAGTTACTGCAGTGTTCACAAGAATTATCGGTGACGAAATTTCGCTTATGCAGTGTGCATTCTaattacgaaaaattaaaagtaaGGTTCCATAAGTTACACGCGGATTATCATAAATTAATGAGCATCGCAAGAGTATTGACGACTGCTTTGGAAAATTCGGCGAGAGGCCATACTATGGATTTCCAAGCTATGCTAGAAACTTGTATGAAGATTTTTCCAGATTTGTTTAATCAAAATATAAAAGATAATTCGTAT TGTTCTTCAGAGTTGCTATTAGATAAATCTAATTCAGAGATGAAGATTGTCGAACATTCCGTACCGTACGTTGTACTCGCGTCCCCTAAATTATTGAATTTCAAAAAGATCAAGTTACACCTGATAAATGGAAGTATCAAAACGAAATTGTTTCTCCTACAAGCGTTGCGAAGG aaaataactgTTAGCCTATCTGGAAAAAGAGAGGAAACAGTGCACGAATATATAAGCAAAGACTTGCTAGGCCTTCACGGACAAATTGCCGGTTATGAAGGCAAATGTATCTTACCGTATTTACTACCACTAGACAACATTGTTAAGCCACAATCTTTGCACCAATCAATCGCGAGATTATTAAATGCCTTAGCGTCGTATAGATGCGGACGAGATTATTTGTCGTTGGATTCTACAGTCGTTGATGTG GTATGCAATTGCCTCAAGAATGCTTCCGATAACGACCTAGATACGTTTACTTGCAATATGATGATCGCGACGCTGCAGAAATTATCAGTGCGTAAACAGCAACGAATATATATGATAGAAAATGGATTGGTAGAGTGGTTGATTCATCATTTGCACGACCAGTGCAGCGTTATAGACGCTTATCGATTAGAATACGCTTCAGCCCTTTTAATGAATTTATCCTTGCATCAAATAGCTCAAAGAAGAGCATCCAATATGGCGTCTTTACTTATTTCAACGCTAACCGAGTTGCTTGTAATGAACTATTCGTCG GCATTGCCATACGTTAATGGAGCATTAAGTATCTTCTTGACTAATCACACGATTAATGAAGAGGCAAAGAAAATGAATATCTCGTCCCTGTTAGATCAGTATAGTAAACATAAGAATGAAGAAGCGAG GAACTACTTGgatcaaattttaaaaatacataGAGGCGAGATTACCATCGAAACAGAAATTAAAGAAATGGCAGACAATGATAAT GAAGAGTTTGATGTATTAGAAAGCGAGTTAGAAGAAAACGATCCAGTAAAGAATAAATACGACGAATTATGTGGGGAATCGTTACTCGCATCGTGCTATACCGTTTTACCAAATACTTTTCACGAAGAGGAATTGATTTCAGACGCGTCGTCATTCAAAAAATTTGAGACAGATACAATAGACTCTATCGTACACGACAATGAACAAATAAAATCGTCTGGGAAACATTTATCAAG